A single genomic interval of Solimonas sp. K1W22B-7 harbors:
- a CDS encoding sodium-dependent transporter, producing MNIRESSYGYWTSSRSFLWVAAGATVGIGNASRLPYLMGEHGGAVFLGFYLLCLLLVGLPLLATEWVLGRWMRDDVISGIRRIVDAAGASRYWVVIGYLSLAGAVMVLSYYSVIAGWSLAYAVRAAGGVFDGIGTEQAHQAFLSFAQDPERALSWHTIFMVTACIIVTHGFRDGIERAALRLLPTAFLMAIGLCVYAMLNGSTAEALKFLLTPDWHKFGWRGALEALQQAFFTMALGIGSMLALGSYLPARAPVKRLALGVVLIDTVFSLLAGLAIFALIFSAGVEPASGVALLFQALPAAFPPGMAGIVVALLLYTMLFIVTLTSASALLETNTRYLMDRFRTTRVFAATSSSLLIWFLGLGTLLSFGVLQDWTLLGRNFFGWMQWLTASWFAPATALLICIFAARIMPEEMARSAFGEREGWLFNVWRTLLRYPTRMALIVILGYSAGLLDWIANLWGNG from the coding sequence ATGAACATCCGCGAAAGCAGTTACGGCTACTGGACGTCGTCGCGCAGCTTCCTGTGGGTCGCCGCGGGCGCCACGGTGGGCATCGGCAACGCGTCGCGGCTGCCTTACCTGATGGGCGAGCATGGCGGTGCCGTATTCCTGGGCTTCTACCTGCTGTGCCTGCTGCTGGTGGGCCTGCCGCTGCTGGCCACCGAGTGGGTACTGGGCCGCTGGATGCGCGACGACGTCATCAGCGGCATCCGCCGCATCGTCGACGCGGCCGGGGCCTCGCGCTACTGGGTGGTGATCGGCTACCTGTCGCTGGCCGGCGCGGTGATGGTGCTGTCCTACTACAGCGTGATTGCCGGCTGGAGCCTGGCCTACGCGGTACGCGCGGCCGGCGGGGTGTTCGACGGCATCGGCACCGAGCAGGCGCACCAGGCCTTTCTCAGCTTCGCCCAGGACCCGGAGCGGGCGCTGTCCTGGCACACGATCTTCATGGTCACGGCCTGCATCATCGTCACGCACGGCTTCCGCGACGGCATCGAGCGCGCCGCGCTGCGCCTGCTGCCGACCGCCTTCCTGATGGCGATCGGCCTCTGCGTCTACGCCATGCTCAACGGCAGCACGGCGGAGGCGCTGAAGTTCCTGTTGACGCCGGACTGGCACAAGTTCGGCTGGCGCGGCGCGCTGGAAGCCCTGCAGCAGGCCTTCTTCACCATGGCGCTGGGCATCGGCTCGATGCTGGCCCTGGGCAGCTACCTGCCGGCACGGGCGCCGGTGAAGCGACTGGCCCTGGGCGTGGTGCTGATCGACACGGTCTTCAGCCTGCTCGCGGGCCTGGCGATCTTCGCGCTGATCTTCAGTGCCGGTGTCGAGCCGGCCAGCGGCGTGGCGCTGCTGTTCCAGGCGCTGCCGGCGGCCTTCCCGCCGGGCATGGCCGGTATCGTCGTGGCGCTGCTGCTGTACACGATGCTGTTCATCGTCACGCTGACCTCGGCCAGCGCGCTGCTGGAAACCAATACGCGCTACCTGATGGACCGCTTCCGTACCACGCGCGTGTTCGCGGCCACCTCCAGCTCGCTGCTGATCTGGTTCCTGGGCCTGGGCACGCTGCTGTCCTTCGGCGTGCTGCAGGACTGGACGCTGCTGGGGCGCAATTTCTTCGGCTGGATGCAGTGGCTCACGGCCAGCTGGTTCGCGCCGGCCACGGCGCTGCTGATCTGCATCTTTGCGGCGCGCATCATGCCGGAGGAGATGGCGCGTTCCGCCTTCGGCGAGCGCGAGGGCTGGCTGTTCAATGTCTGGCGCACGCTGTTGCGCTACCCGACCCGCATGGCCCTGATCGTGATCCTGGGCTACTCGGCGGGCCTGCTCGACTGGATCGCCAACCTCTGGGGCAACGGCTAG
- the smpB gene encoding SsrA-binding protein SmpB, translating to MSKKEDNKKEKEGDRRIAENRRARHDYFIEESHEAGLMLQGWEVKSLREGRAQITEAYVVLKNREAWLIGAHFTPGKHTCTHEIADSTRTRKLLMHERELAQLIGKVERAGYTLIPLDLHWTRGRAKLQVGLAKGKKQHDKRADLKEKDWQRDKERIMRKHA from the coding sequence ATGAGCAAGAAGGAAGACAACAAGAAAGAGAAGGAAGGCGACCGCCGCATCGCGGAGAACCGCCGTGCGCGCCACGACTACTTCATCGAGGAAAGCCACGAGGCTGGCCTGATGCTGCAGGGCTGGGAGGTCAAGAGCCTGCGCGAGGGCCGCGCCCAGATCACCGAGGCCTACGTCGTGCTGAAGAACCGCGAAGCCTGGCTGATCGGCGCGCACTTCACCCCCGGCAAGCACACCTGCACCCACGAGATCGCCGACTCCACCCGCACCCGCAAGCTGCTGATGCACGAACGCGAACTGGCCCAGCTGATCGGCAAGGTCGAGCGCGCCGGCTACACCCTGATCCCGCTGGACCTGCACTGGACCCGCGGCCGCGCCAAGCTGCAGGTGGGCCTGGCCAAGGGCAAGAAGCAGCACGACAAGCGCGCCGACCTGAAGGAAAAGGACTGGCAGCGGGACAAGGAACGCATCATGAGGAAGCACGCCTGA
- a CDS encoding type II toxin-antitoxin system RatA family toxin, translated as MAELERSALLRFSAQAMYELVADIEAYPGFLPGCVAATVEQRSDELVRARLGFNVKGLKDSFATENRLQPGSRIQMRLVDGPFRKLDGVWEFLPLAEDACKVSLKLSLDFGSRVLEGTLSPLLDRAVSGLIEAFRKRAESLHGRG; from the coding sequence ATGGCAGAGCTGGAGCGTTCCGCATTGCTGCGCTTCTCCGCGCAGGCGATGTACGAGCTGGTGGCCGATATCGAGGCCTACCCCGGCTTCCTGCCGGGCTGCGTTGCCGCCACCGTGGAGCAGCGCAGCGACGAACTGGTCCGCGCGCGCCTGGGTTTCAACGTCAAGGGACTCAAGGACAGCTTCGCCACCGAGAACCGCCTGCAGCCCGGCAGCCGCATCCAGATGCGCCTGGTCGACGGGCCGTTCCGCAAGCTCGACGGTGTCTGGGAATTCCTGCCGCTGGCCGAGGATGCCTGCAAGGTCAGCCTGAAGCTGTCGCTGGATTTCGGCAGCCGTGTGCTCGAGGGGACGCTCTCGCCCTTGCTGGACCGCGCCGTCAGCGGCCTGATCGAGGCCTTCCGCAAGCGCGCCGAGTCGCTGCATGGTCGCGGCTGA
- a CDS encoding ABC transporter permease, whose product MKTGLSFSYVARNLYARKLTTILTAAGMALVVFVFATVLMMAEGLRHTLGGTGSDSNVIIIRQGSQTEVQSTITREQANIVESLPGLATSPQGLARVSREVLVLVNMPRKGSGGLANVVVRGTTANGLEMRPQAKIVTGRQFRPGSSEIIVGSAMARGEVGLRIGDSIAFGMRSWNVVGIFDAGSSGFDSEIWGDSEQMMQAFRRQAFSSLVVGLRDAASYDGFAEALGRQPQIKADVKRERRFYADQSEKLANFISILGKTITIIFSVGAIIGAMITMYASVANRTREIGTLRALGFRRGNIVTAFIQEAALLGFAAGVAGLLAASFMQMLEISTTNVQTFSEVVFSLILTPGIALQVLAFSMFMGVLGGVLPAVQASRLEIVDALRSA is encoded by the coding sequence GTGAAGACCGGCCTGTCGTTTTCCTATGTCGCGCGCAACCTCTACGCGCGCAAGCTCACCACCATCCTGACCGCGGCCGGCATGGCGCTGGTGGTGTTCGTCTTTGCCACCGTGCTGATGATGGCCGAGGGCCTGCGCCATACGCTGGGCGGTACCGGCTCCGACAGCAACGTCATCATCATCCGCCAGGGTTCCCAGACCGAGGTACAGAGCACGATCACCCGCGAGCAGGCCAACATCGTCGAATCGCTGCCGGGGCTGGCGACCTCGCCGCAAGGCCTGGCGCGGGTGTCGCGCGAGGTGCTGGTGCTGGTCAACATGCCGCGCAAGGGTTCCGGCGGCCTGGCCAACGTGGTGGTGCGCGGCACCACCGCCAATGGCCTGGAGATGCGGCCGCAGGCGAAGATCGTGACGGGCCGGCAGTTCCGCCCCGGCTCCTCGGAGATCATCGTCGGCTCGGCCATGGCGCGCGGTGAGGTCGGGCTGCGCATCGGCGACAGCATCGCATTCGGCATGCGCAGCTGGAACGTGGTGGGCATCTTCGATGCCGGCAGCAGCGGTTTCGACTCCGAGATATGGGGCGACAGCGAGCAGATGATGCAGGCCTTCCGCCGCCAGGCTTTCTCGTCGCTGGTGGTGGGCCTGCGCGATGCGGCCAGCTATGACGGCTTTGCCGAAGCACTTGGGCGGCAGCCGCAGATCAAGGCCGACGTGAAGCGCGAGAGGCGGTTCTACGCCGACCAGTCGGAGAAGCTGGCCAATTTCATCAGCATCCTCGGCAAGACCATCACGATCATCTTCTCCGTGGGCGCGATCATCGGTGCCATGATCACGATGTATGCCAGCGTAGCCAACCGCACGCGCGAGATCGGCACGCTCAGGGCCCTGGGCTTCCGCCGCGGCAACATCGTCACGGCCTTCATCCAGGAGGCGGCGCTGCTGGGCTTCGCCGCCGGCGTGGCCGGGCTTCTGGCGGCGTCCTTCATGCAGATGCTCGAGATCTCCACGACCAACGTGCAGACCTTCTCGGAGGTCGTGTTCAGCCTGATCCTTACCCCTGGCATCGCCCTGCAGGTGCTGGCCTTTTCGATGTTCATGGGAGTCCTCGGCGGCGTGCTGCCCGCCGTCCAGGCTTCGCGACTGGAGATTGTCGATGCCCTCAGATCGGCTTGA
- a CDS encoding Calx-beta domain-containing protein, whose protein sequence is MSGQGNGSTARKLALGGMLLLAGAASAALLPALQTGSTVEFSAASYSATENGGQATITVRRSGSALWPVSVHYATANGTATAGSDYTTASGTLSWKSGDKADKSFVVALLDDQAVEATETIKLQLSGPKTAKLGTVATATLSITDNDVANAISFASAGYTAAEGNSVVVTVKRSGASGAASVKYATADGSAKAGADYVAASGTLNWAAGDATPRSFSVLLADDTTQEPDEAFSVALSNATGAALAAPTAASITIPANDAPPPSGAMNPILFVTQVPVGGFLPVTAAFGAQEPSQSKAPRGGDLMIRYTDGSLRNLTREAGYGVDGWQKAGAIAVRQPAVHWNGQKAVFSMVVGGNPQQYQSVNAQWQLYEVTGLAQGQTAQIVKVPGQPAGYNNIAPAYTSDNQIIFASDRPRNGAAHLYPQRDEYESANVESGLWKLDPMAQTYRILEHAPSGATYPSVDSAGRLIFTKWDHLLRDQQADADAFSAASAYKYGAFNYDSEEQTTPPSAWSIAEHFPELRQAKYSKPYGQGYDGSSIAADYPFGDLNFNHFFPWMMNQDGSEEETLNHVGRHEFGGSYANPSYRNDPALKYISYGAFNNATYFINGSGGVFHLREDPLTPGLFYASNAAEFSVHAAGDIVRMMGAPSNNPETMKVELVMSRSGIGRMRNPLPLSSGGLVVAHSPEEGDETGSAPYKHAFRLRSTKLVNGQRVPDAYLTSGLQKTISWWSPDAQVNWSGTLWELDPVEVVARPVPPLSRAPALPAPEQQALQQAGVGQELLRNWLHSKKLSLVVSRNVTLRDRADQQQPYNLQVPGGVMTAPTPNARIYPVDRQQFFQADQIRGYASGKPPQQGGTPSPGRRVLPVPMHDPAAMAANPPVPAAAPPGSYAIAVDGSTAVFVPAQRAMAWQLVDSSKTGWSQAVVRERNWISFAPGETRSCPACHGINTQAQNGAPKPENKPEALVGLLEHWKKVVRNNCPVSGGTGAWTYSGTSFSACDDGRQYRIQACAGGNGCCAGLPQTQTQACP, encoded by the coding sequence ATGAGCGGTCAGGGCAACGGATCGACGGCGCGCAAGCTGGCTTTGGGGGGCATGTTGCTGCTGGCGGGCGCCGCCTCGGCGGCACTACTGCCGGCCCTGCAGACCGGCTCCACGGTGGAGTTCAGCGCCGCCAGCTACAGCGCCACCGAGAACGGCGGCCAGGCCACGATCACGGTCAGGCGCAGCGGTTCGGCCCTTTGGCCGGTCAGCGTCCACTACGCCACCGCCAACGGCACGGCCACCGCCGGCTCCGACTACACGACGGCCAGCGGCACGCTCAGCTGGAAGTCCGGCGACAAGGCCGACAAGAGCTTCGTGGTTGCGCTGCTGGACGACCAGGCCGTTGAGGCCACCGAAACGATCAAGCTGCAGCTCTCCGGCCCCAAGACCGCCAAGCTGGGCACGGTTGCTACCGCGACGCTGAGCATCACCGACAACGACGTCGCCAACGCCATTTCCTTCGCCTCGGCCGGCTACACCGCGGCAGAGGGCAATTCCGTGGTCGTGACCGTCAAGCGCAGCGGCGCTTCCGGCGCGGCCAGCGTGAAGTACGCCACCGCCGACGGCAGCGCCAAGGCCGGGGCCGATTACGTCGCGGCGAGCGGCACGCTGAACTGGGCCGCGGGCGATGCCACGCCGCGTTCCTTCAGCGTGCTGCTCGCCGACGACACCACCCAGGAACCGGACGAGGCTTTCAGCGTTGCGCTGAGCAATGCCACCGGCGCCGCGCTGGCGGCACCGACGGCGGCCAGCATCACCATCCCGGCCAACGACGCGCCGCCGCCCTCGGGGGCGATGAACCCGATCCTGTTCGTGACCCAGGTCCCGGTGGGCGGCTTCCTGCCGGTGACGGCCGCCTTCGGCGCGCAGGAGCCTTCGCAGAGCAAGGCACCGCGCGGCGGCGACCTGATGATCCGCTACACCGATGGCAGCCTGCGCAATCTCACTCGCGAGGCCGGCTACGGCGTCGATGGCTGGCAGAAGGCCGGCGCCATCGCCGTGCGCCAGCCGGCAGTGCACTGGAACGGCCAGAAGGCCGTGTTCAGCATGGTGGTGGGCGGCAACCCGCAGCAGTACCAGAGCGTCAACGCCCAGTGGCAGCTCTACGAGGTCACCGGCCTGGCCCAGGGCCAGACTGCGCAGATCGTGAAAGTACCGGGGCAGCCGGCCGGCTACAACAACATCGCGCCCGCCTACACCTCGGACAACCAGATCATCTTCGCCTCGGACCGGCCGCGTAACGGCGCGGCGCACCTCTACCCGCAGCGCGACGAGTACGAATCCGCCAACGTCGAATCGGGCCTGTGGAAGCTGGACCCGATGGCGCAGACCTATCGCATCCTGGAGCACGCGCCCTCGGGCGCCACCTACCCCAGCGTGGATTCCGCCGGCCGCCTGATCTTCACCAAGTGGGACCACCTGCTGCGCGACCAGCAGGCCGACGCGGACGCCTTCAGCGCGGCCAGCGCCTACAAGTACGGTGCCTTCAACTACGACTCCGAGGAGCAGACCACGCCGCCTTCGGCCTGGTCGATCGCCGAGCATTTCCCGGAGTTGCGCCAGGCCAAGTATTCGAAACCCTACGGCCAGGGCTACGACGGCAGCAGCATCGCGGCGGACTATCCTTTCGGCGACCTGAACTTCAATCACTTCTTCCCCTGGATGATGAACCAGGACGGCAGCGAGGAAGAGACGCTCAACCATGTCGGCCGCCACGAGTTCGGCGGCTCCTACGCCAACCCCAGCTATCGCAACGACCCGGCGCTGAAGTACATCTCCTACGGCGCATTCAACAACGCCACGTACTTCATCAACGGCAGCGGCGGCGTGTTCCACCTGCGCGAAGATCCGCTGACGCCGGGGCTGTTCTATGCCTCGAACGCGGCCGAGTTCTCGGTGCATGCCGCCGGCGACATCGTGCGGATGATGGGCGCGCCGTCGAACAATCCGGAGACGATGAAGGTGGAGCTGGTGATGAGCCGCAGCGGCATCGGCCGTATGCGCAATCCCCTGCCCCTGTCTTCCGGCGGCCTGGTGGTGGCGCACAGCCCGGAGGAAGGCGACGAAACCGGCTCGGCACCATACAAGCATGCCTTCCGCCTGCGCAGCACCAAGCTCGTCAACGGCCAGCGCGTGCCCGACGCCTACCTCACCAGCGGCCTCCAGAAGACCATCAGCTGGTGGTCACCGGATGCACAGGTCAACTGGAGCGGCACGCTGTGGGAACTGGACCCGGTGGAAGTGGTGGCGCGGCCCGTGCCGCCGCTGAGCCGCGCACCGGCACTGCCGGCGCCCGAACAGCAGGCCCTGCAGCAGGCCGGTGTCGGCCAGGAACTGCTGCGCAACTGGCTGCACTCGAAGAAGCTGTCGCTGGTGGTGTCGCGCAACGTCACGCTGCGCGACCGTGCCGACCAGCAGCAACCCTACAACCTGCAGGTGCCGGGCGGCGTCATGACCGCGCCAACGCCCAACGCCAGGATCTACCCGGTGGACCGGCAGCAGTTCTTCCAGGCCGACCAGATCCGCGGCTACGCCTCGGGCAAGCCGCCGCAGCAGGGCGGTACGCCCTCGCCCGGTCGGCGCGTGCTGCCGGTGCCGATGCATGACCCGGCAGCGATGGCGGCCAACCCGCCGGTGCCGGCCGCTGCGCCGCCAGGCAGCTACGCGATCGCCGTCGACGGCTCCACCGCAGTGTTCGTGCCGGCACAGCGCGCCATGGCCTGGCAACTGGTGGACAGCAGCAAGACCGGCTGGAGCCAGGCGGTGGTGCGCGAACGCAACTGGATCAGTTTCGCGCCCGGCGAAACCCGCTCCTGCCCGGCCTGCCACGGCATCAACACGCAGGCCCAGAACGGCGCGCCGAAACCCGAGAACAAGCCCGAGGCCCTGGTCGGCCTGCTGGAGCACTGGAAGAAGGTGGTGCGCAACAACTGCCCGGTCAGCGGCGGCACCGGCGCCTGGACCTACAGCGGCACCAGCTTCTCGGCCTGCGACGATGGCCGGCAGTACCGCATCCAGGCCTGCGCCGGCGGCAATGGCTGCTGCGCCGGCCTGCCGCAGACGCAGACGCAGGCCTGCCCCTAG
- a CDS encoding DUF1329 domain-containing protein produces MKRSSLLIAASLLLALAGTAQAKVDIAQAAKLGAALTPVGAERAANKEGSIPAWTPGKQRGKLSGEFFSDPAIDAEQPVLVLNAANMSRYLDRLSEGHRKLLSLHPSYKMLVYPSHRPVAMPEEIYAATKVNASVCELSGVEDLDGCTLGVPFPIPKSGPEPIWNHKLRWRGEAVRRYNNQMIVQPNGQYQLTKILEDVEFTYGSIRKPLTLHRGEGEFLRYLASTIAPPRVAGTTILVHDKAGTGSEGRAAWLYTPTLKRVRRAPTVCCDNPAEGTDGNQYYDQVDMFNGTMERYNWKLVGKKELYIPYNSHRIGSNTIRFSQLARPGHLNQDLPRYELHRVWIVDAELRPGMAHTFKKRRFYLDEDGWNIVLVDNYNNRGELYQFQEGHTQFGTNILASSAAPEVIYHFDSGRYFVTAMFNEDKPYDFTPAYKPDYFSAASVQKRVTK; encoded by the coding sequence ATGAAGCGTTCCAGTCTGCTGATCGCAGCCAGCCTGCTGCTGGCCCTGGCCGGTACCGCCCAGGCCAAGGTCGATATCGCGCAGGCCGCCAAGCTCGGCGCCGCGCTGACCCCGGTAGGCGCGGAACGTGCCGCCAACAAGGAAGGCAGCATCCCTGCCTGGACCCCCGGCAAGCAGCGCGGCAAGCTCAGCGGCGAGTTCTTCTCCGACCCGGCGATCGACGCCGAGCAGCCGGTCCTGGTGCTGAACGCGGCCAACATGTCGCGCTACCTCGACCGGCTGTCCGAGGGCCACAGGAAGCTGCTGTCGCTGCACCCCAGCTACAAGATGCTGGTCTACCCCTCGCACCGTCCGGTGGCGATGCCCGAGGAGATCTACGCCGCGACCAAGGTCAACGCCAGCGTCTGCGAGCTCTCCGGCGTGGAGGACCTGGACGGCTGCACGCTGGGCGTGCCCTTCCCCATTCCCAAGTCCGGCCCGGAGCCGATCTGGAACCACAAGCTGCGCTGGCGCGGCGAAGCGGTGCGCCGCTACAACAACCAGATGATCGTGCAGCCCAATGGCCAGTACCAGCTGACCAAGATCCTGGAAGACGTGGAGTTCACCTACGGCTCCATCAGGAAGCCGCTGACCCTGCACCGTGGCGAAGGCGAATTCCTGCGCTATCTCGCCTCCACCATCGCGCCGCCGCGCGTGGCCGGCACCACCATCCTGGTGCACGACAAGGCCGGCACCGGCAGCGAAGGCCGCGCCGCCTGGCTCTACACGCCGACGCTCAAGCGCGTGCGCCGCGCCCCCACGGTCTGCTGCGACAACCCGGCCGAGGGCACCGACGGCAACCAGTACTACGACCAGGTGGACATGTTCAATGGCACCATGGAGCGCTACAACTGGAAGCTGGTGGGCAAGAAGGAGCTGTACATCCCGTACAACTCGCATCGCATCGGCAGCAACACCATCCGCTTCTCGCAGCTGGCCCGCCCCGGCCACCTGAACCAGGACCTGCCGCGTTACGAACTGCACCGCGTGTGGATCGTCGACGCCGAGCTGCGCCCCGGCATGGCCCACACCTTCAAGAAGCGCCGTTTCTACCTCGACGAGGACGGCTGGAACATCGTGCTGGTGGACAACTACAACAATCGCGGCGAGCTCTACCAGTTCCAGGAAGGGCACACGCAGTTCGGCACCAACATCCTCGCCAGCTCGGCCGCACCGGAAGTGATCTACCACTTCGACAGCGGCCGCTACTTCGTCACGGCGATGTTCAACGAAGACAAGCCCTACGACTTCACCCCGGCCTACAAGCCGGACTACTTCAGCGCCGCCTCGGTGCAGAAACGCGTCACCAAATAG
- a CDS encoding TolC family protein — protein sequence MSKSPIFRLLCLVLLCPGLAQANDLLRVYKQALNNDATLAASRYAREAALQNEPKARALLLPQLSGSYDYVFNDSEVEVTYVDPATGAAIPLSRKNDGTDKSLSITLSQPLFSLEAWYQFKQASEQAALAQLSYRSSEQDLLLRVAELYFGVLGARDALRSATAERTALEQQLELARQHLQVGLSSITDTQEVQARYDLSLASELEAGQTLATAIEGLEEITREPLRSIEEDQVRVVPLEAPAARPPALAALQEDIPLPMPQPASADQWVAQTRVGNFELLGAKLNFNVADRGVSAARSRQLPTVAATANYLDSRSEAGAFPTDLSGTSVGIGVRLLLFSGGATRAGIRQAEAVRGQRLAEYDGARRAVERNARNAFQAVVTGAARVHALKQAVASSGSALEASEVGLEIGTRSAIDVLNARQQRYVAERNYDRSRYEYLLAVLRLKAVAGRLVLQDLAQVDGLLVQDALAQP from the coding sequence TTGTCCAAGTCCCCGATCTTCCGCCTGCTGTGCCTGGTGCTGCTCTGCCCGGGACTGGCGCAGGCCAACGACCTGCTGCGCGTCTACAAGCAGGCGCTGAACAACGACGCCACGCTCGCCGCATCCCGCTACGCCCGCGAGGCGGCGCTGCAGAACGAGCCCAAGGCCCGCGCGCTGCTGCTGCCGCAACTCAGCGGCAGTTACGACTATGTGTTCAATGACTCCGAGGTGGAGGTGACCTATGTCGACCCCGCCACCGGCGCGGCCATCCCGCTGTCGCGCAAGAACGACGGGACCGACAAGAGCCTGAGCATCACCCTGAGCCAGCCGCTGTTCAGCCTGGAAGCCTGGTACCAGTTCAAGCAGGCCAGCGAGCAGGCCGCGCTGGCCCAGCTCAGCTACCGCAGCAGCGAGCAGGACCTGCTGCTGCGCGTGGCGGAGCTGTACTTCGGCGTGCTGGGCGCGCGCGACGCGCTGCGTTCCGCCACCGCCGAGCGGACCGCCCTGGAACAGCAGCTGGAACTGGCCAGGCAGCATCTGCAGGTGGGCCTGTCCAGCATCACCGACACCCAGGAAGTGCAGGCGCGCTACGACCTCAGCCTGGCCAGCGAACTGGAGGCCGGGCAGACCCTGGCCACGGCGATCGAAGGCCTGGAGGAGATCACCCGCGAGCCGCTGCGCAGCATCGAGGAGGACCAGGTCCGGGTGGTGCCGCTGGAAGCGCCGGCCGCCAGACCGCCGGCCCTGGCGGCGCTGCAGGAGGACATTCCGCTGCCGATGCCGCAGCCGGCCAGTGCCGACCAGTGGGTCGCCCAGACGCGGGTGGGCAACTTCGAGCTGCTGGGCGCCAAGCTGAATTTCAACGTAGCCGACCGCGGTGTCAGCGCCGCCCGGTCGCGGCAGCTGCCGACCGTGGCAGCGACCGCCAACTACCTGGATTCGCGCAGCGAGGCCGGCGCTTTTCCGACCGATCTGTCGGGTACATCGGTAGGGATCGGTGTACGGCTGCTGCTGTTCTCCGGTGGTGCGACCCGCGCCGGCATCCGCCAGGCCGAGGCCGTCCGCGGTCAGCGCCTGGCCGAGTACGACGGCGCCCGCCGCGCGGTGGAGCGCAATGCCCGCAACGCCTTCCAGGCCGTGGTGACCGGCGCGGCGCGCGTGCACGCGCTGAAGCAGGCGGTGGCTTCCAGCGGCAGTGCCCTGGAGGCCAGCGAAGTGGGCCTGGAGATCGGCACGCGCTCGGCGATCGACGTGCTCAACGCGCGCCAGCAGCGCTATGTCGCGGAGCGCAACTACGATCGCTCGCGCTACGAGTACCTGCTGGCGGTGCTGCGCCTGAAGGCAGTCGCCGGCCGGCTGGTGCTGCAGGACCTCGCACAGGTCGACGGCCTGCTGGTGCAGGACGCGCTGGCGCAGCCTTGA
- a CDS encoding ABC transporter permease, which produces MGKPTEMMASYVFRLASKNMWRHRLRTGLTIAGIAVAIVSFGLLRTVVDSWYAGAELSSSARLITRAEASLSFSLPVTYGERIRRVPGVEGVTWAIWFGGIYIDEKHFFPQFAVDGDTYFDIYPEFVVPPEQLAAFKRDRRGVIVGRKIMLKNGWRIGDQVPLKGTIYPGTWSFTIRGVYQGADDKVDEGQFLLHWGYVNEKIKALLPSLADRVGVFVVNIENPAEAATVSAAIDSGFRNSLAETRTETQKAFQLGFIAMVDTILVAIQTVAYVVILIIMAVMANTMAMAARERMREYATLKALGFSDRFVSLLILGESMSMSLAGGLLGVLLTFPLADAFFSATRDLFLLFTVTPTTVALQVISSLLIGVLAALAPAINSSRVRIVDGLRAVT; this is translated from the coding sequence TGGCGACACCGGCTGCGTACCGGCCTGACCATCGCCGGCATCGCGGTGGCCATCGTCTCCTTCGGCCTGCTGCGGACCGTGGTGGACTCCTGGTACGCCGGCGCCGAACTGAGTTCCTCGGCGCGGCTGATCACGCGCGCCGAGGCCTCGCTGAGCTTCTCCCTGCCGGTGACCTATGGCGAGCGCATCCGCCGCGTGCCGGGAGTGGAGGGGGTGACCTGGGCCATCTGGTTCGGCGGCATCTATATCGACGAGAAGCACTTCTTTCCGCAGTTCGCGGTGGACGGCGACACCTACTTCGACATCTACCCGGAGTTCGTGGTGCCGCCGGAACAGCTGGCGGCCTTCAAGCGCGACCGCAGGGGAGTCATCGTCGGCCGCAAGATCATGCTGAAGAACGGCTGGAGGATCGGTGACCAGGTCCCGCTGAAGGGGACGATCTATCCCGGCACCTGGAGCTTCACGATCCGCGGCGTCTACCAGGGCGCCGACGACAAGGTCGACGAGGGCCAGTTCCTGCTGCACTGGGGCTACGTCAACGAGAAGATCAAGGCGCTGCTGCCGTCGCTGGCCGACCGCGTCGGCGTGTTCGTGGTCAACATCGAGAATCCGGCCGAGGCGGCGACGGTGTCGGCGGCGATCGACAGCGGCTTCCGCAACTCCCTGGCCGAGACCCGCACCGAAACGCAGAAGGCCTTCCAGCTCGGCTTCATCGCGATGGTCGACACGATCCTGGTGGCGATCCAGACGGTCGCCTATGTCGTGATCCTGATCATCATGGCGGTGATGGCCAACACCATGGCCATGGCGGCCCGCGAGCGCATGCGCGAATACGCCACGCTCAAGGCCCTGGGCTTCAGCGACCGCTTCGTCTCGCTGCTGATCCTGGGCGAATCGATGAGCATGTCCCTGGCCGGCGGCCTGCTCGGCGTGCTGTTGACCTTTCCGCTGGCCGACGCCTTCTTCAGCGCCACGCGCGACCTGTTCCTGCTGTTCACGGTGACCCCCACCACGGTGGCGCTGCAGGTGATCTCCTCCCTGCTGATCGGCGTCCTTGCCGCGCTGGCCCCGGCGATCAACAGCAGCCGCGTGCGTATCGTCGACGGGTTGAGGGCGGTGACGTGA
- a CDS encoding RnfH family protein, giving the protein MVAAENIRVEVAYALAERQLILELEVPAGTRAGEAVERSGMLRRFPEIDLSRNRLGIFSRPVTADEPLQDGDRVEIYRPLLADPKQVRRQRAAASRKKGS; this is encoded by the coding sequence ATGGTCGCGGCTGAAAACATCCGTGTCGAGGTGGCCTACGCGCTGGCCGAGCGGCAGCTGATCCTGGAACTGGAAGTGCCGGCGGGGACTCGCGCCGGCGAGGCGGTGGAGCGCTCGGGCATGCTGCGGCGCTTTCCGGAGATCGACCTGTCGCGCAATCGCCTGGGCATCTTCTCGCGGCCGGTGACGGCCGACGAACCCCTGCAGGACGGCGACCGCGTGGAGATCTACCGCCCGCTGCTGGCGGACCCCAAGCAGGTGCGGCGGCAGCGCGCTGCGGCCAGCCGCAAGAAGGGCAGCTAG